A region from the Lolium perenne isolate Kyuss_39 chromosome 4, Kyuss_2.0, whole genome shotgun sequence genome encodes:
- the LOC127321345 gene encoding poly(ADP-ribose) glycohydrolase 1 encodes MEARGDLRSILPLIPVVLRGGALFWPPAAQEQLKALALGPDVSRVTSGDVLADALHDLRVALSLPALPARAAEGYALFFDDLLSRAHARDWFSDVLPRLARLLLRLPALLEDHYAAATAALGLRLLASQDAGVVLLGQELAAALLACALFCLFPTAGRGEARLPAINFDTLFAALTYNNSRPSQEHKVRCLAHYCERVTASTPTGFVSFERKVLRPSSVSGGITYPDSDAWMKSSVPLCPFRVISSGLIEDEEQEALEVDFANKYLGGGALSRGCVQEEIRFMINPELIVGMLFMASMGDNEAIEIVGAERFSQYMGYGSSFRFVGDYLDTKPLDAMGRRKTRIVAIDALDCPTKLQYETNGLLREVNKAFCGFVDASKHQFCLKPFQDSNTMDNCSSVSSDHCIGISTGNWGCGAFGGNPEIKSMVQWIAASQARRPFVNYYTFEDASLKRLEEVIEWITRHGWTVGELWHMIVEYSSQTLKVGTREGFLTWLLPKDNADSSVDYMCE; translated from the exons ATGGAGGCGCGCGGCGACCTGCGGTCGATCCTGCCGCTGATCCCGGTCGTGCTCCGCGGCGGCGCGCTGTTCTGGCCGCCGGCGGCGCAGGAGCAGCTGAAGGCGCTGGCGCTGGGTCCCGACGTCAGCCGCGTCACCTCCGGCGACGTCCTCGCCGACGCGCTCCACGACCTCCGCGTCGCCCTCTCCCTCCCGGCGCTCCCCGCGCGCGCCGCCGAGGGCTACGCGCTCTTCTTCGACGACCTCCTCTCGCGGGCCCACGCGCGGGACTGGTTCTCAGACGTGCTGCCCCGCCTcgcgcgcctcctcctccgcctccccgCGCTGCTCGAGGACCactacgccgccgccaccgccgcgctCGGGCTCCGCCTCCTGGCGTCGCAGGACGCGGGCGTCGTGCTCCTCGGACAGGAGCTGGCCGCCGCGCTGCTCGCCTGCGCGCTCTTCTGCCTCTTCCCCACCGCCGGTCGAGGCGAGGCCCGCCTCCCGGCCATCAATTTCGACACCTTGTTCGC GGCACTGACTTACAACAATTCGAGGCCAAGCCAGGAGCACAAAGTGAGGTGCCTTGCTCACTACTGTGAGAGGGTGACCGCGTCTACGCCTACTGGATTCGTGTCGTTTGAGCGCAAGGTTCTTCGGCCCAGTTCTGTCTCCGGTGGCATTACTTACCCTGACAGTGATGCTTGGATGAAATCTAGCGTGCCCCTCTGCCCATTCCGG GTAATTTCCTCGGGTTTGATAGAAGATGAGGAACAAGAAGCCCTTGAGGTTGACTTTGCAAATAAATATTTGGGAGGAGGCGCACTTTCCAGGGGTTGTGTGCAG GAAGAGATCCGTTTCATGATAAATCCAGAGTTGATTGTGGGCATGCTCTTTATGGCTTCAATGGGAGATAATGAGGCTATAGAAATTGTCGGTGCAGAAAGGTTCTCACAGTATATGGG GTATGGTTCCTCATTCCGCTTTGTCGGTGACTATTTAGATACGAAGCCCCTTGACGCAATGGGTAGACGAAAAACTAGGATAGTAGCAATTGATGCTTTGGACTGTCCAACTAAGTTACAGTATGAAACTAATGGTCTTTTAAG GGAGGTGAACAAAGCGTTTTGTGGATTTGTGGATGCATCAAAGCATCAGTTCTGTTTGAAGCCATTTCAG GATTCTAATACCATGGATAACTGTTCAAGTGTTAGCTCTGATCACTGTATAGGAATTTCAACCGGAAACTGGGGTTGTGGGGCTTTTGGTGGAAACCCTGAAATTAAGAGCATGGTTCAGTGGATTGCTGCATCACAG GCACGGCGACCTTTTGTTAATTACTATACCTTCGAGGATGCATCACTGAAAAGACTAGAAGAG GTGATCGAGTGGATAACTCGCCATGGATGGACTGTTGGCGAGTTGTGGCACATGATTGTCGAGTACTCATCCCAGACGCTGAAAGTTGGAACTCGCGAGGGCTTTTTGACTTGGTTACTTCCGAAGGACAACGCCGATAGCAGCGTGGATTACATGTGTGAGTAG
- the LOC127321344 gene encoding pentatricopeptide repeat-containing protein At2g27610-like → MAALHAKLPPAPPGHRPPPRVNLRETSEVVRECKRLDGLMKAGRLADALDLFDRMPTKNVVAWTSAVSGLTRGGHPFAALEKFADMMASGVAPNDFACNAALAACAAGGALRAGEQVHSLAVRSGFSGDAWVGCCLVELYSRCGSLRAARDVLDRMESPDVVGYTSLVSAFCRSGEFGLAVEALGQMIMRGVEPNEHTMTSVLAACCPRVLGEQIHGYMIKAVGSPSQSAYASSALIDFYSRNGEFEAAKMVFDSLQCKNVVTWCSMMQVHIRDGRPEDALQVFGDMLSEGIVDPNEFALSIALGACGSITPGRQLHSLAIKCDLTTDLRVLNALLSMYGRSGFVEELEAVLRDIENPDLVSWTAAVSAYFQNGYGEKAIALLSRMHSKGLMPNDYALSSVLSSCADLALLDQGMQFHCLALKLGCDSKICTGNALVNMYSKCGQIVPARLVFGIMDHRAATSWNSLIHGYAQHGEVNMALEAFSEMCSNGDGEPDESTFLGVLAACNHAGLVDEGMTFFKSLMTSRYGASPTPSHYACVVDMLGRSGRFDDALSLIKDMPFEPGVLIWKTLLASSRLHGNLEAGRLAAEKLAELSEGGEDRDSASYVLMSGIHAMLGEWGDASRVRRRMDNAGVWKEAGCSWVEVKNEVHAFVARDASHPDSASMYQMLWELFDAMQDTTYHKEDVELFDVHMQN, encoded by the coding sequence ATGGCCGCACTCCACGCCAAGCTCCCACCGGCGCCGCCAGGCCACCGACCTCCGCCGCGCGTCAACCTCCGCGAGACCTCGGAGGTCGTGCGCGAATGCAAACGGCTGGACGGGCTCATGAAGGCCGGCAGGCTGGCGGACGCGCTAGACCTGTTCGACCGGATGCCCACCAAGAACGTGgtcgcgtggacctccgccgtgtCCGGGCTCACGCGCGGCGGACACCCCTTCGCGGCGCTGGAGAAGTTCGCCGACATGATGGCGTCGGGCGTTGCGCCGAACGACTTCGCGTGCAACGCGGCGCTGGCGGCGTGCGCTGCCGGGGGTGCGCTCCGCGCCGGGGAGCAGGTGCACTCGCTCGCCGTGCGTTCGGGTTTTTCCGGGGACGCGTGGGTCGGGTGCTGCCTGGTCGAGCTCTACTCGCGGTGCGGCTCCCTGCGCGCCGCCCGGGACGTGCTCGACCGGATGGAGTCGCCGGACGTGGTGGGATACACCTCGCTCGTCTCGGCGTTCTGCCGGAGCGGCGAGTTCGGTCTGGCGGTGGAGGCCCTCGGGCAGATGATTATGAGGGGAGTTGAGCCGAACGAGCACACGATGACGAGCGTCCTGGCGGCGTGTTGCCCGCGGGTTCTCGGTGAGCAGATACATGGGTACATGATCAAGGCAGTGGGCTCGCCATCGCAGAGCGCCTACGCGTCGAGCGCACTGATCGATTTCTATTCGAGAAATGGTGAGTTCGAGGCGGCGAAGATGGTGTTTGACAGTCTGCAGTGCAAGAATGTGGTAACCTGGTGCTCCATGATGCAAGTGCACATCAGGGATGGGAGGCCGGAGGACGCATTGCAAGTGTTCGGTGACATGCTCTCGGAGGGTATCGTCGATCCTAACGAGTTCGCCTTGTCGATTGCTCTTGGTGCATGTGGATCCATCACCCCAGGGCGGCAGCTTCACTCTTTGGCCATCAAGTGCGACCTAACCACTGATCTCCGGGTGTTGAATGCCCTGCTCTCCATGTATGGCAGAAGTGGTTTTGTTGAAGAACTCGAGGCCGTGCTCAGAGACATCGAAAATCCTGACCTTGTCAGCTGGACAGCAGCTGTCTCTGCATATTTCCAGAATGGCTATGGTGAGAAGGCCATAGCATTGCTCTCCCGGATGCACTCAAAGGGTCTCATGCCAAACGATTATGCCTTGTCCAGCGTGCTGAGTTCCTGCGCTGACCTGGCACTTCTGGATCAAGGGATGCAGTTCCATTGCCTGGCTCTGAAGCTGGGATGCGACTCGAAGATCTGCACTGGGAACGCGCTGGTCAACATGTACTCCAAGTGCGGCCAGATTGTCCCGGCCAGGCTCGTGTTCGGCATCATGGATCACCGCGCCGCGACGTCCTGGAACTCGCTGATCCACGGCTACGCGCAGCACGGGGAGGTGAACATGGCTCTGGAGGCGTTCAGCGAGATGTGCTCCAATGGTGACGGCGAGCCTGACGAGTCGACGTTCCTGGGAGTCCTAGCAGCATGCAACCACGCTGGGCTGGTGGACGAAGGAATGACATTCTTCAAATCACTAATGACTAGCCGGTATGGCGCCTCCCCGACACCCTCACACTACGCCTGTGTGGTCGACATGCTGGGCCGGAGTGGCAGGTTCGATGATGCGCTCAGTTTGATCAAGGACATGCCATTCGAGCCTGGTGTGCTGATATGGAAGACACTCCTGGCGTCAAGCAGGCTGCACGGCAACCTGGAGGCCGGGAGGCTTGCCGCGGAGAAGCTCGCGGAGCTCTCGGAAGGGGGAGAGGACCGGGACTCGGCGAGCTATGTGCTGATGTCAGGCATCCATGCGATGCTTGGGGAGTGGGGTGATGCCAGCAGGGTGCGGCGGAGGATGGACAATGCAGGGGTGTGGAAGGAAGCCGGGTGCAGCTGGGTGGAGGTTAAGAACGAGGTGCACGCCTTCGTTGCCCGGGACGCGTCTCACCCGGACTCGGCGTCCATGTACCAGATGCTCTGGGAACTGTTTGACGCCATGCAAGATACAACCTACCACAAAGAAGATGTTGAATTGTTCGATGTACATATGCAGAATTAA